The Pseudomonas sp. FP2309 genome has a window encoding:
- the secY gene encoding preprotein translocase subunit SecY — protein sequence MAKQGALSALGKGGMSELWARLRFLFLAIIVYRIGAHIPVPGINPDRLADLFRQNEGTILSLFNMFSGGALERMSIFALGIMPYISASIIMQLMTAVSPQLEQLKKEGEAGRRKISQYTRYGTVVLALVQAIGMSVGLAGQGVAFTGDFGFHFVAVSTFVAGAMFMMWLGEQITERGVGNGISMLIFAGIVAGLPRAIGQSFESARQGDINIFALVAIGLLAVAIIGFVVFIERGQRRIAVHYAKRQQGRKVFAAQTSHLPLKVNMAGVIPAIFASSILLFPASLGTWFGQSENMGWLQDLSQSIAPGQPLNILLFSAGIIFFCFFYTALMFNPKDVAENLKKSGAFIPGIRPGEQSARYIDGVLTRLTLFGALYMTAVCLLPQFLVVAANVPFYLGGTSLLIVVVVVMDFMSQVQSHLVSHQYESLMKKANLKGYGSGMLR from the coding sequence ATGGCTAAGCAAGGTGCTCTCTCAGCGCTCGGCAAAGGCGGTATGTCTGAACTTTGGGCTCGTCTGCGTTTTCTGTTCCTGGCGATTATCGTCTACCGAATAGGCGCACACATCCCGGTTCCAGGTATCAACCCGGACCGACTCGCAGACCTGTTTCGACAGAATGAGGGGACCATTCTTAGCTTGTTCAACATGTTTTCCGGCGGTGCGCTGGAGCGGATGAGCATCTTTGCCCTGGGGATCATGCCGTACATTTCGGCATCGATCATCATGCAACTGATGACAGCCGTCAGCCCGCAGTTGGAGCAGTTGAAGAAGGAAGGTGAAGCTGGCCGTCGCAAGATTAGCCAGTACACCCGCTACGGCACTGTCGTTCTCGCCTTGGTTCAAGCTATCGGCATGTCCGTTGGCTTGGCGGGGCAGGGCGTTGCGTTCACTGGTGACTTTGGCTTCCATTTCGTCGCGGTATCCACGTTTGTGGCTGGTGCGATGTTCATGATGTGGCTGGGTGAGCAGATTACTGAGCGTGGTGTTGGCAACGGTATCTCGATGTTGATTTTCGCAGGTATCGTCGCCGGTCTTCCGAGAGCGATTGGGCAGTCTTTCGAGTCTGCACGTCAGGGTGATATCAACATTTTCGCCTTGGTTGCCATCGGTTTGCTGGCAGTAGCGATTATCGGTTTTGTGGTGTTCATTGAGCGTGGCCAGCGTCGCATTGCTGTTCACTACGCCAAGCGTCAGCAGGGCCGTAAGGTTTTTGCTGCGCAGACCAGCCACTTGCCGCTGAAAGTGAATATGGCCGGTGTTATTCCGGCAATTTTCGCGAGCAGCATTTTGCTGTTTCCGGCTTCGTTGGGTACCTGGTTTGGTCAGTCTGAAAATATGGGCTGGCTGCAGGACCTCTCTCAGTCGATCGCTCCTGGTCAGCCGTTGAATATTCTGCTGTTTAGTGCAGGGATTATTTTCTTCTGCTTCTTCTATACGGCGTTGATGTTCAATCCGAAAGACGTAGCGGAAAACCTGAAGAAGTCCGGTGCCTTTATTCCGGGCATCCGTCCAGGTGAGCAGTCTGCACGCTACATTGATGGTGTTCTGACTCGTTTGACCCTGTTCGGTGCTCTATATATGACGGCCGTGTGCTTGCTTCCCCAGTTCCTGGTGGTTGCAGCAAACGTTCCGTTCTACCTTGGCGGGACCTCGTTGCTGATCGTGGTCGTGGTTGTGATGGACTTCATGTCCCAAGTACAATCGCACCTCGTTTCGCACCAGTACGAATCCCTGATGAAGAAAGCCAACCTGAAGGGCTACGGCAGCGGCATGTTGCGCTGA
- the rplO gene encoding 50S ribosomal protein L15: MKLNDLSPAPGSRREKHRPGRGIGSGLGKTGGRGHKGQTSRSGGTIAPGFEGGQQPLHRRLPKFGFVSLKAMDRAEVRLSELAKVEGDIVTVQTLKDANVINVNVQRVKIMLSGEVTRAVTIGKGIGATKGARSAIEAAGGKFEE, from the coding sequence ATGAAACTCAATGATCTGAGTCCGGCGCCGGGTTCCCGTCGCGAAAAGCATCGTCCGGGCCGTGGTATCGGTAGCGGTTTGGGTAAGACTGGTGGCCGTGGCCACAAAGGTCAAACCTCCCGTTCCGGTGGCACCATCGCTCCAGGCTTTGAAGGCGGTCAACAGCCGCTGCATCGTCGCCTGCCTAAGTTCGGTTTCGTATCCCTGAAAGCCATGGACCGCGCAGAAGTGCGTCTGTCCGAGCTGGCTAAAGTGGAAGGCGACATCGTTACTGTGCAGACCCTGAAAGATGCCAACGTGATTAACGTCAACGTACAGCGTGTGAAAATCATGCTGTCCGGTGAAGTGACTCGCGCTGTCACTATCGGCAAGGGAATCGGCGCCACCAAAGGTGCGCGTTCGGCTATCGAAGCAGCTGGCGGCAAGTTCGAGGAATAA
- the rpmD gene encoding 50S ribosomal protein L30, translating into MATVKVTLIKSMTGRIPNHKLCVKGLGLRRIGHTVEVQDTPENRGMINKAYYMLRVEG; encoded by the coding sequence ATGGCTACCGTTAAAGTAACGCTGATCAAAAGCATGACCGGCCGCATCCCTAACCACAAATTGTGCGTTAAGGGTTTGGGTCTGCGTCGCATCGGTCACACTGTAGAAGTCCAGGATACTCCCGAGAATCGCGGGATGATCAACAAGGCTTACTACATGCTGCGTGTCGAGGGTTAA
- the rpsE gene encoding 30S ribosomal protein S5, producing the protein MSNNDQKRDEGYIEKLVQVNRVAKTVKGGRIFTFTALTVVGDGKGRVGFGRGKSREVPAAIQKAMEAARRNMIQVDLNGTTLQYAMKSAHGASKVYMQPASEGTGIIAGGAMRAVLEVAGVQNVLAKCYGSTNPVNVVHATFKGLKAMQSPESIAAKRGKSVKEIF; encoded by the coding sequence ATGTCAAATAACGACCAAAAGCGCGACGAAGGCTACATTGAGAAGCTGGTTCAAGTTAACCGCGTAGCCAAAACCGTTAAAGGCGGCCGTATTTTCACTTTCACCGCGTTGACCGTGGTGGGTGATGGTAAAGGGCGTGTTGGCTTCGGCCGTGGCAAGTCACGTGAAGTGCCGGCTGCGATCCAGAAGGCAATGGAAGCTGCTCGTCGCAACATGATCCAAGTTGATCTGAACGGCACCACGCTGCAGTACGCAATGAAGTCCGCTCACGGTGCTTCCAAGGTGTACATGCAGCCTGCTTCTGAAGGTACCGGTATCATCGCTGGCGGCGCTATGCGTGCTGTCCTCGAAGTTGCTGGCGTTCAGAACGTTCTGGCCAAGTGCTATGGCTCGACTAACCCAGTAAACGTGGTTCACGCCACTTTCAAGGGTTTGAAAGCTATGCAATCTCCTGAATCCATTGCCGCCAAGCGTGGCAAAAGCGTCAAGGAGATCTTCTGA
- the rplR gene encoding 50S ribosomal protein L18 — translation MTDKKVTRLRRARKARLKMHELEVVRLCVYRSSQHIYAQVISADGNKVLASASTLDKELRDGATGNIDAATKVGQLVATRAKAVGVSQVAFDRSGFKYHGRVKALADAAREAGLEF, via the coding sequence ATGACCGACAAAAAAGTTACTCGACTGCGTCGCGCTCGCAAAGCACGCCTGAAAATGCACGAACTCGAAGTCGTGCGTCTCTGCGTGTACCGCTCGTCGCAGCACATCTACGCCCAGGTCATCTCGGCCGACGGCAACAAAGTCCTGGCAAGCGCCTCGACTTTGGATAAAGAACTGCGTGATGGTGCCACCGGCAACATCGACGCGGCCACAAAGGTTGGCCAGCTGGTCGCTACACGTGCTAAGGCCGTGGGCGTCTCGCAAGTGGCTTTCGACCGCTCTGGCTTCAAGTACCACGGTCGCGTGAAAGCGCTGGCTGATGCTGCTCGTGAAGCTGGGCTGGAGTTCTAA